One window of the Paenibacillus beijingensis genome contains the following:
- a CDS encoding winged helix-turn-helix transcriptional regulator, with amino-acid sequence MEKSNERFGTCPNNQGCPVEFTLGVIGGKWKGILLYHLIDGKKRFNEFRRICPAITQRMLTLQLREMEQDGIIHREVYQQVPPKVEYSLTPLGETLAPIILQMKVWGEENRSAVSSHAAAAQRPE; translated from the coding sequence ATGGAGAAGAGTAATGAACGGTTCGGGACGTGTCCGAACAATCAAGGATGTCCGGTCGAGTTCACGCTTGGGGTTATCGGCGGCAAATGGAAAGGCATCCTTCTCTATCATCTCATTGACGGGAAGAAGCGGTTTAACGAGTTCAGGCGCATTTGTCCCGCCATCACGCAGCGGATGCTTACGCTGCAGCTTCGTGAAATGGAACAGGACGGCATTATTCACCGCGAAGTGTATCAACAAGTGCCGCCCAAAGTGGAATATTCGCTTACCCCGCTCGGGGAAACGCTGGCGCCGATCATTTTGCAAATGAAAGTTTGGGGAGAAGAAAACCGCAGCGCCGTTTCTTCACATGCGGCAGCAGCACAGCGGCCGGAATAA
- the sspI gene encoding small acid-soluble spore protein SspI codes for MQNFNLRQAIIMRVQDKSSEELTDIIDSSINSDEKTLPGLGVLFEMIWQNSEKREQNRMVQCLHNHLHPQS; via the coding sequence ATGCAAAATTTCAATTTGCGTCAAGCGATTATTATGCGTGTTCAGGACAAATCCAGCGAGGAATTGACCGATATTATCGACAGCTCGATCAACAGCGACGAAAAAACGCTTCCCGGACTCGGGGTCCTGTTCGAAATGATCTGGCAGAATAGTGAAAAAAGGGAGCAAAACCGCATGGTGCAATGTCTCCATAATCATCTTCATCCGCAAAGCTAA
- a CDS encoding potassium channel family protein, whose protein sequence is MRKKQFAVIGLGRFGSSVARSLSDMGFEVLAIDSHEQRVQDLSNEVTFAVTADSTDDDAMRALGIGNFDVVVVAIGEDIQASILTTLVVKELGVRHVIVKAQDELHGKVLHKIGADKVVYPERDMGMRVAHHLIMPNIIDFIELSEEHGIVELKAPEAMIGHSLKELDIRAKYGCNVMGIKNNGRMNISPNANDSIRSGDILVVVGRNQDLTRLETAYSAGLKVGER, encoded by the coding sequence TTGCGCAAAAAACAATTTGCCGTTATCGGGTTGGGAAGATTCGGATCCAGCGTTGCGAGGTCGCTGTCTGATATGGGCTTTGAAGTGCTCGCCATTGATTCCCATGAACAGAGAGTTCAGGATTTGTCCAATGAAGTTACGTTTGCCGTTACCGCCGACTCCACCGATGATGACGCGATGCGCGCGCTCGGGATCGGCAATTTCGACGTTGTTGTCGTCGCGATCGGGGAGGACATCCAGGCCAGTATTTTGACGACGTTAGTGGTTAAGGAATTGGGTGTTCGGCACGTGATCGTCAAAGCCCAGGACGAGCTGCACGGGAAGGTGCTGCACAAAATCGGGGCGGACAAGGTCGTTTATCCGGAACGGGATATGGGGATGCGTGTCGCCCACCATCTTATCATGCCTAATATTATCGATTTCATCGAGCTGTCGGAAGAGCACGGAATCGTTGAGCTCAAGGCTCCGGAGGCAATGATTGGCCACAGCCTCAAAGAGCTGGATATCCGGGCCAAATACGGCTGCAACGTCATGGGCATCAAAAACAACGGCCGGATGAACATTTCGCCGAATGCCAACGACTCGATCCGGTCCGGTGACATCCTCGTCGTTGTAGGCCGGAACCAGGATTTAACGAGGCTTGAAACGGCTTATTCTGCAGGCTTGAAGGTAGGGGAACGATGA
- a CDS encoding TrmH family RNA methyltransferase, translating to MNETSLSSAQNPKVKAWAGLLDKKNRDRSGQFLVEGVHLVKEALLSGASIGTIVYDAERGIPAELQPLLAEADGIIVAATRAVIAKCTGTDTPPPVFAVVNKPHADSSFLYRTDSLVVVLDGVRDPGNVGTIIRSADAVGADAVVLGKGCVDLYNPKTVRSTMGSLFHLPVVEGDLCVLLPEAKAKGIRLAGTSLQAERDCFHCDWKGPVWLLFGSESDGLSAAASDLLDLNVIIPMRGKAESLNVAMAATVLLYEALRQRSFT from the coding sequence ATGAACGAAACGTCTTTGAGCTCTGCGCAAAATCCGAAGGTTAAAGCTTGGGCAGGGCTGCTTGATAAAAAAAACCGCGATCGGAGCGGCCAGTTTCTGGTGGAAGGCGTACATTTGGTGAAAGAGGCGCTGCTTAGCGGCGCGTCGATCGGGACGATCGTTTATGACGCGGAACGCGGCATTCCGGCAGAGCTTCAGCCGCTGCTGGCAGAAGCGGACGGCATAATCGTCGCGGCAACTCGAGCCGTTATCGCCAAATGCACCGGAACGGATACGCCTCCGCCCGTCTTCGCTGTCGTGAATAAACCGCATGCCGACTCTTCGTTTCTGTACCGCACCGATTCGCTCGTCGTCGTATTGGACGGCGTGCGCGATCCCGGCAACGTCGGCACGATTATCCGCAGCGCGGACGCGGTCGGTGCGGACGCCGTTGTGTTAGGCAAAGGCTGCGTTGACCTCTACAACCCGAAGACCGTTCGTTCCACGATGGGCTCTCTGTTCCATCTGCCCGTGGTGGAAGGCGATCTCTGCGTGCTGTTGCCGGAAGCGAAAGCGAAAGGAATCCGCCTCGCCGGCACGAGTCTGCAGGCGGAGCGCGACTGCTTCCACTGCGACTGGAAGGGACCGGTGTGGCTGCTGTTCGGCAGCGAATCCGACGGGCTGTCCGCCGCGGCATCGGATCTTCTCGATCTGAACGTCATCATCCCGATGCGCGGCAAAGCGGAATCGCTCAATGTGGCGATGGCCGCAACGGTGCTGCTTTACGAGGCGCTGCGGCAGCGGAGTTTTACATAA